A single window of Cellulomonas sp. NTE-D12 DNA harbors:
- the cysS gene encoding cysteine--tRNA ligase has protein sequence MTLRLFDSATRAVRDFVPLVEGRVGIYLCGATVQAPPHVGHVRSSIAFDVLVRWLRRSGYQVTMIRNVTDIDDKILAKAADAGVPWWAWAMANERAFTAAYDALGVLPPDYEPRATGHVPAMVELMTRLVDTGHAYSAGPGDVYFDVRSYPAYGALTNQRLDDIVETSDEPADGADKHDPHDFALWKSPKPGEPDTAAWDTPFGRGRPGWHLECSAMARRYLGDSFDIHGGGLDLRFPHHENELAQSRAAGYGFARYWLHNGWVTQGGAKMSKSLGNGLLVSAVLAQTPAAVVRYALTAVQYRSMLEWTDGTLAEAAATWDRLSGFVARAAEKVGVADAAAVASAELPADFVAAMDDDLNVPAALAVVHEVLRAGNSALARGDDEAVQAAMVGLRGMLDVLGLDPAGEQWGSVRSDDREARALDALVGAELAARAQARAAKDFATSDAIRDRLGAAGIVVEDSKDGARWTLAARDEES, from the coding sequence GTGACCCTCCGGCTCTTCGACTCCGCGACCCGCGCGGTGCGTGACTTCGTCCCCCTCGTCGAAGGCCGGGTCGGCATCTACCTGTGCGGCGCCACCGTGCAGGCGCCGCCGCACGTGGGCCACGTGCGCTCGTCGATCGCCTTCGACGTGCTGGTGCGCTGGCTGCGGCGCAGCGGCTACCAGGTGACGATGATCCGCAACGTCACGGACATCGACGACAAGATCCTCGCCAAGGCGGCGGACGCCGGCGTGCCGTGGTGGGCGTGGGCGATGGCCAACGAGCGGGCGTTCACCGCCGCCTACGACGCGCTCGGCGTGCTGCCGCCGGACTACGAGCCCCGCGCCACGGGGCACGTGCCCGCGATGGTCGAGCTGATGACCCGCCTGGTCGACACCGGGCACGCGTACAGCGCCGGCCCCGGCGACGTGTACTTCGACGTGCGCTCGTACCCGGCCTACGGCGCGCTGACCAACCAGCGCCTGGACGACATCGTCGAGACCTCCGACGAGCCGGCCGACGGCGCCGACAAGCACGACCCGCACGACTTCGCGCTGTGGAAGTCGCCGAAGCCGGGTGAGCCGGACACCGCCGCCTGGGACACCCCGTTCGGCCGCGGCCGCCCCGGCTGGCACCTGGAGTGCTCCGCGATGGCCCGCCGGTACCTGGGCGACTCGTTCGACATCCACGGCGGCGGCCTGGACCTGCGGTTCCCGCACCACGAGAACGAGCTCGCGCAGTCGCGGGCCGCCGGGTACGGGTTCGCGCGGTACTGGCTGCACAACGGCTGGGTGACGCAGGGCGGCGCGAAGATGAGCAAGTCGCTCGGCAACGGGCTGCTGGTCTCGGCGGTGCTGGCTCAGACGCCCGCGGCGGTGGTGCGGTACGCGCTGACCGCCGTGCAGTACCGCTCGATGCTCGAGTGGACGGACGGCACCCTGGCGGAGGCCGCCGCGACGTGGGACCGCCTCTCCGGCTTCGTCGCGCGGGCTGCCGAGAAGGTGGGGGTGGCGGACGCCGCCGCCGTCGCCTCGGCCGAGCTCCCCGCGGACTTCGTCGCGGCGATGGACGACGACCTCAACGTGCCGGCCGCGCTCGCGGTGGTGCACGAGGTGCTGCGCGCCGGCAACTCGGCCCTCGCCCGCGGCGACGACGAGGCGGTGCAGGCCGCGATGGTCGGGCTGCGGGGGATGCTCGACGTCCTCGGGCTGGACCCGGCCGGCGAGCAGTGGGGCTCGGTCCGCTCGGACGACCGCGAGGCGCGGGCGCTGGACGCCCTGGTCGGCGCGGAGCTGGCGGCACGGGCCCAGGCGCGGGCCGCCAAGGACTTCGCGACGTCGGACGCCATCAGGGATCGCCTCGGTGCCGCCGGCATCGTGGTGGAGGACTCGAAGGACGGTGCGCGGTGGACGCTCGCCGCGCGGGACGAGGAGAGCTGA
- the flgL gene encoding flagellar hook-associated protein FlgL → MSMLGRVTQQTVQAPSLRNLQSNLSRMAALQAQMSSGTKLSLPSDDPSATSDVMRLNASSRQLDQFGRNASDGTSWLTTIDTALSSTTTALQRARDLTVQGGNGAYGATSRQALATEIAGIRDDLLKQANTTFLGRTVFAGTSNTGAAYTVGTDASGNPTYTFNGVAGSSVQRQVGTDTQVRVDSDGAAVFGNGSGSVFATLDSIAATLNAGGDPTAQLADLDKHLNAVTNEAASVGSRQRVLDASTADLTSASQTVKTQTSGLQDIDLAAVIMQLKSQEVAYQGALGATGRVLQPTLMDFLK, encoded by the coding sequence ATGAGCATGCTCGGCCGTGTGACGCAGCAGACGGTGCAGGCCCCGAGCCTGCGCAACCTGCAGTCCAACCTCAGCCGGATGGCCGCTCTGCAGGCGCAGATGTCCAGCGGCACCAAGCTGTCGCTGCCGTCGGACGACCCGTCGGCCACCTCGGACGTGATGCGGCTGAACGCCTCCTCGCGCCAGCTGGACCAGTTCGGTCGCAACGCCTCCGACGGCACGTCGTGGCTCACCACCATCGACACCGCCCTCTCGTCCACCACCACCGCGCTGCAGCGTGCCCGCGACCTGACGGTCCAGGGCGGCAACGGCGCCTACGGCGCGACGTCGCGGCAGGCACTGGCCACCGAGATCGCCGGCATCCGCGACGACCTGCTCAAGCAGGCCAACACGACCTTCCTCGGCCGCACGGTGTTCGCCGGCACGTCGAACACGGGGGCGGCGTACACCGTCGGCACCGACGCGAGCGGCAACCCGACCTACACGTTCAACGGCGTCGCCGGATCGTCCGTGCAGCGGCAGGTGGGCACGGACACCCAGGTCCGCGTCGACTCCGACGGTGCCGCCGTGTTCGGCAACGGCAGCGGCTCGGTGTTCGCGACGCTCGACAGCATCGCCGCGACCCTGAACGCCGGCGGCGACCCCACGGCGCAGCTGGCCGACCTGGACAAGCACCTGAACGCCGTCACCAACGAGGCCGCCTCGGTCGGCAGCCGCCAGCGCGTGCTCGACGCCTCGACGGCAGACCTGACCAGCGCGAGCCAGACGGTGAAGACGCAGACCTCCGGCCTGCAGGACATCGACCTGGCCGCGGTGATCATGCAGCTGAAGTCGCAGGAGGTCGCCTACCAGGGCGCTCTCGGTGCCACCGGTCGCGTGCTGCAGCCGACGCTGATGGACTTCCTCAAGTGA
- a CDS encoding MFS transporter: protein MASPADALSRSLAVPVAARRARIAISAAFAAQGLSYALTLNSLPVLERRHGVGTGQVTLVILGVCVVAAGGTVLADRLAASASGSRGGLVAGLSVLAAALVGVAAAPSFALLVGAFLLYGLGLGLVDASVNMQAVAVQHRYGRSLLAGFHGAWSFGGIAGALLVAALAPRWPADPVVAVILLGTPAAVAAAVLVRRAGWWSGGAAAVDAGTAADGTEAAPVAADGAQPSVPTTGPTSRAVVPWRPVVMLGLVVVAFYIVDSAVSAWSALFLAQDVGAPTHVQPLGYAAYLGTTLLSRVVGDLGVRRVGRAAVVRVGAVLGTVGLLVVMLTHDAWLVVAGFGLVGLGLGVVPPLSFSAAGDVAPGHADAVVARLNYFNYVGVVLGGVAVGAVGSVLTLRAGFVVPAVLVLAVVLVAGVLGTPGGRGPTQPPR from the coding sequence ATGGCGTCGCCGGCGGACGCGCTGTCGCGCAGCCTCGCCGTCCCGGTGGCGGCTCGTCGGGCGCGCATCGCGATCTCGGCGGCGTTCGCGGCCCAGGGGCTGTCCTACGCGCTGACGCTGAACAGCCTGCCGGTGCTGGAGCGCCGGCACGGCGTCGGCACCGGGCAGGTGACGCTGGTGATCCTCGGCGTGTGCGTGGTGGCGGCCGGCGGCACGGTGCTGGCCGACCGGCTGGCCGCCTCGGCGTCCGGCAGCCGAGGCGGGCTGGTCGCAGGGCTGAGCGTGCTCGCGGCCGCCCTGGTCGGTGTCGCGGCGGCCCCGTCGTTCGCGCTGCTGGTCGGGGCGTTCCTGCTGTACGGCCTCGGCCTCGGCCTGGTGGACGCGTCGGTGAACATGCAGGCGGTCGCCGTGCAGCACCGGTACGGGCGGTCGCTGCTGGCGGGGTTCCACGGGGCGTGGTCCTTCGGGGGGATCGCCGGTGCGCTGCTGGTGGCGGCGCTCGCGCCGCGCTGGCCGGCGGATCCCGTGGTGGCGGTGATCCTGCTCGGCACACCGGCTGCCGTCGCAGCGGCGGTGCTGGTGCGGCGGGCCGGGTGGTGGTCCGGTGGCGCGGCAGCGGTTGACGCGGGGACGGCGGCTGACGGGACCGAGGCGGCCCCGGTGGCAGCGGACGGCGCACAGCCGTCGGTCCCGACCACCGGGCCCACCTCGCGCGCGGTCGTGCCGTGGCGCCCGGTGGTGATGCTCGGGCTGGTGGTGGTGGCGTTCTACATCGTCGACTCGGCGGTGTCGGCCTGGAGCGCGCTGTTCCTGGCGCAGGACGTCGGCGCGCCGACGCACGTGCAGCCCCTCGGCTACGCGGCCTACCTGGGCACGACGCTGCTGTCCCGGGTGGTCGGCGACCTCGGGGTGCGCCGCGTCGGCCGGGCGGCGGTGGTGCGGGTCGGCGCGGTGCTGGGCACCGTCGGTCTGCTCGTGGTGATGCTGACGCACGACGCCTGGCTGGTCGTGGCCGGGTTCGGTCTGGTGGGCCTCGGCCTCGGCGTGGTGCCGCCCCTGTCGTTCTCGGCGGCCGGCGACGTGGCGCCCGGCCACGCCGATGCCGTCGTCGCGCGGCTGAACTACTTCAACTACGTCGGCGTGGTGCTCGGCGGCGTCGCGGTGGGAGCCGTCGGGTCCGTCCTCACGCTGCGGGCCGGTTTCGTGGTGCCTGCGGTGCTGGTGCTGGCGGTGGTGCTGGTCGCGGGGGTGCTGGGCACCCCTGGCGGGCGCGGGCCCACGCAGCCGCCCCGGTAG
- the ugpC gene encoding sn-glycerol-3-phosphate ABC transporter ATP-binding protein UgpC, which translates to MATVTFDHATRIYPGTERPAVDSLDLHIEDGEFLVLVGPSGCGKSTSLRMLAGLEDVNSGNIFIGDRNVTDVQPKDRDIAMVFQNYALYPHMTVADNMGFALKIAGTPKAEIRTRVEEAAKILDLTQYLDRKPKALSGGQRQRVAMGRAIVRQPQVFLMDEPLSNLDAKLRVQTRTQIAGLQRRLGVTTVYVTHDQTEALTMGDRIAVLKDGLLQQVGTPREMYDRPANVFVAGFIGSPAMNIGTFPVLNGAATLGSTRVTLPREAIAALSDDDKGHITVGFRPEDLDVVPAGTPDSIPVSVNIVEELGSDAFVYGSLTDDFGNAETIHSGAGDAQVIVRIDPRGVPAKGEKIAVKVRPNDLHLFHAGTGERF; encoded by the coding sequence ATGGCTACGGTCACTTTCGACCACGCGACCCGGATCTACCCGGGCACCGAGCGTCCCGCGGTGGACTCGCTCGACCTGCACATCGAGGACGGCGAGTTCCTCGTCCTCGTCGGCCCCTCCGGCTGCGGCAAGTCGACCTCCCTGCGCATGCTCGCCGGCCTCGAGGACGTCAACTCGGGCAACATCTTCATCGGCGACCGCAACGTCACCGACGTGCAGCCCAAGGACCGGGACATCGCGATGGTGTTCCAGAACTACGCGCTGTACCCGCACATGACGGTCGCGGACAACATGGGCTTCGCCCTGAAGATCGCCGGCACCCCCAAGGCGGAGATCCGTACGCGGGTGGAGGAGGCGGCCAAGATCCTCGACCTGACGCAGTACCTCGACCGCAAGCCGAAGGCCCTGTCCGGTGGCCAGCGTCAGCGCGTCGCCATGGGCCGCGCCATCGTCCGCCAGCCGCAGGTGTTCCTCATGGACGAGCCGCTGTCGAACCTCGACGCCAAGCTGCGCGTGCAGACGCGTACGCAGATCGCCGGCCTGCAGCGCCGCCTCGGCGTCACCACGGTGTACGTCACGCACGACCAGACCGAGGCCCTGACGATGGGCGACCGGATCGCCGTGCTCAAGGACGGCCTGCTCCAGCAGGTCGGCACCCCGCGCGAGATGTACGACCGCCCGGCCAACGTCTTCGTCGCCGGCTTCATCGGCTCCCCGGCGATGAACATCGGCACGTTCCCGGTGCTCAACGGCGCCGCAACGCTCGGCTCCACCCGCGTGACGCTGCCTCGCGAGGCGATCGCGGCGCTGTCGGACGACGACAAGGGCCACATCACGGTCGGCTTCCGCCCGGAGGACCTCGACGTGGTGCCGGCCGGTACCCCGGACTCCATCCCGGTGTCCGTGAACATCGTCGAGGAGCTCGGCTCCGACGCGTTCGTGTACGGCTCGCTGACGGACGACTTCGGCAACGCCGAGACCATCCACTCCGGTGCCGGCGACGCGCAGGTGATCGTGCGCATCGACCCGCGTGGTGTCCCGGCCAAGGGTGAGAAGATCGCCGTCAAGGTGCGTCCCAACGACCTGCACCTGTTCCACGCCGGTACGGGCGAGCGCTTCTGA
- a CDS encoding DUF4032 domain-containing protein, whose product MAQSLQITAASADPALLDLPWHIALEDWPTSALAALPRGISRHIVRFARLSGRVIAVKEIGESVAFREYELLRQLRRLDVPSVVPLGVITGRHAPDGEPLEAALITEHLQFALPYRALFSQSLRPDTATRLIDALAVLLVRLHLAGFYWGDVSLSNTLFRRDAETFAAYLVDAETGDLHEKLTDGQRSYDLEIARVNIIGELMDLQAGEFLEDDTDAVAIGDALAVRYEELWRALTEVESFGFGDRWRVQARIDRLNDLGFDVDEIDITTDVDGTTVRIQPKVVDAGHHSRRLMRLTGLDVQENQARRLLNDLDEYRAATDRQREDEAFVAHDWLTEVFEPAVRAVPRELRGKLEPAQVFHELLDHRWFLSEQQHRDVPMDQTVASYLSTILPLRPDEQAILGGLPGDIRDETGAIPSVEGAAAEDAVAHD is encoded by the coding sequence ATGGCGCAGAGCCTGCAGATCACCGCCGCCTCGGCAGACCCGGCGCTGCTCGACCTGCCGTGGCACATCGCCCTGGAGGACTGGCCGACGTCGGCCCTCGCCGCCCTGCCACGCGGCATCTCCCGGCACATCGTGCGGTTCGCCCGCCTGTCCGGACGGGTGATCGCGGTCAAGGAGATCGGCGAGTCCGTCGCCTTCCGGGAGTACGAGCTGCTGCGCCAGCTGCGCCGGCTCGACGTGCCGAGCGTGGTCCCCCTGGGCGTGATCACCGGTCGGCACGCCCCGGACGGGGAGCCGCTCGAGGCCGCCCTGATCACCGAGCACCTGCAGTTCGCGCTGCCCTACCGCGCCCTGTTCAGCCAGTCGCTGCGACCGGACACGGCCACCCGCCTGATCGACGCGCTGGCGGTGCTGCTGGTGCGCCTGCACCTGGCAGGCTTCTACTGGGGCGACGTCTCGCTGTCGAACACCCTGTTCCGGCGCGACGCGGAGACGTTCGCGGCCTACCTGGTGGACGCGGAGACGGGCGACCTGCACGAGAAGCTGACCGACGGGCAGCGGTCGTACGACCTGGAGATCGCGCGGGTCAACATCATCGGCGAGCTGATGGACCTGCAGGCCGGTGAGTTCCTGGAGGACGACACCGACGCCGTGGCGATCGGCGACGCGCTGGCGGTCCGCTACGAGGAGCTGTGGCGCGCGCTGACCGAGGTGGAGTCGTTCGGGTTCGGCGACCGCTGGCGGGTGCAGGCCCGCATCGACCGGCTCAACGACCTGGGCTTCGACGTCGACGAGATCGACATCACCACCGACGTGGACGGCACCACGGTCCGCATCCAGCCCAAGGTGGTCGACGCCGGTCACCACTCCCGCCGTCTGATGCGCCTGACCGGCCTCGACGTGCAGGAGAACCAGGCCCGGCGGCTGCTGAACGACCTCGACGAGTACCGGGCCGCAACGGACCGGCAGCGCGAGGACGAGGCGTTCGTCGCCCATGACTGGCTCACCGAGGTGTTCGAGCCGGCCGTCCGGGCGGTACCCCGTGAGCTGCGCGGCAAGCTGGAGCCGGCGCAGGTGTTCCACGAGCTGCTGGACCACCGCTGGTTCCTGTCCGAGCAGCAGCACCGGGACGTGCCGATGGACCAGACGGTCGCGTCGTACCTGTCGACGATCCTGCCGCTGCGCCCCGACGAGCAGGCGATCCTCGGTGGGCTGCCGGGTGACATCCGCGACGAGACCGGCGCCATCCCCAGCGTGGAGGGCGCAGCGGCGGAGGACGCGGTCGCCCACGACTGA
- a CDS encoding HDOD domain-containing protein — protein MPHSSPSSPVAVYRQPVVDLDRNVRAYALRAATSAVATDPVAEDLVEAHYAQLDLTELAGDAPVILRATARILSGALPLPTAAQGTWLELTARMAADPDAATHVVTLRTRDVRTVLGDYAATPGQDALLPLAGWAKVDATAEPERLRALVERAHALGGQVIAERVGTARDLQAAKEAGADLLQGPMLVRREEAQTREGSAGELQCLELVRLLSVEDEINFTAVANMVASDPEMSVRVLHMVNSSAFALARTVDSVRTAVVLMGARRLAALAMASLIDARPTAVGPLWAVLTRALACRTLTDETGYTVGLLSAVSAQQNLSLATMVRRTGVSAQVADALLNGAGRYGAVLAAVVAYEADDPQAVIATGIDPFAVAHAYLDAVPAALSTATALCVEAVSA, from the coding sequence ATGCCCCACTCGTCGCCGTCGTCCCCGGTCGCCGTCTACCGACAGCCAGTCGTGGACCTCGACCGCAACGTGCGCGCGTATGCGCTGCGTGCCGCCACGTCGGCCGTCGCGACCGACCCCGTCGCCGAGGACCTGGTCGAGGCGCACTACGCCCAGCTGGACCTGACCGAGCTCGCCGGCGACGCCCCGGTGATCCTCCGGGCGACCGCCCGCATCCTGTCCGGCGCCCTCCCGCTGCCGACGGCTGCCCAGGGCACCTGGCTCGAGCTCACGGCACGGATGGCCGCCGACCCGGATGCCGCCACGCACGTCGTCACCCTGCGCACCCGGGACGTCCGCACGGTGCTGGGCGACTACGCCGCCACCCCGGGCCAGGACGCGCTGCTGCCCCTCGCGGGCTGGGCGAAGGTGGACGCGACCGCGGAGCCCGAGCGGCTGCGTGCGCTGGTCGAGCGGGCGCACGCCCTCGGCGGCCAGGTGATCGCCGAGCGTGTGGGCACCGCACGCGACCTGCAGGCGGCCAAGGAGGCGGGCGCCGACCTGCTGCAGGGCCCGATGCTGGTGCGCCGCGAGGAGGCGCAGACCCGCGAGGGCTCCGCCGGCGAGCTCCAGTGCCTCGAGCTGGTGCGGCTGCTGTCCGTCGAGGACGAGATCAACTTCACCGCGGTGGCGAACATGGTCGCCAGCGACCCGGAGATGTCCGTGCGCGTGCTGCACATGGTCAACTCCTCGGCGTTCGCCCTCGCCCGCACCGTCGACTCCGTCCGCACCGCGGTGGTGCTGATGGGTGCACGCCGGCTGGCCGCCCTGGCGATGGCCTCGCTGATCGACGCCCGCCCCACGGCCGTCGGGCCGTTGTGGGCCGTGCTGACCCGTGCGCTGGCCTGCCGCACCCTCACCGACGAGACCGGCTACACCGTCGGCCTGCTGTCGGCGGTCAGCGCCCAGCAGAACCTGTCCCTGGCGACCATGGTGCGGCGCACCGGCGTCTCGGCCCAGGTCGCCGACGCGCTGCTGAACGGCGCCGGCCGGTACGGAGCCGTGCTCGCGGCGGTGGTCGCGTACGAGGCCGACGACCCGCAGGCCGTCATCGCCACCGGCATCGACCCGTTCGCCGTCGCGCACGCCTACCTCGACGCGGTGCCGGCGGCCCTGTCCACCGCGACCGCCCTGTGCGTCGAGGCCGTCTCGGCCTGA
- the rlmB gene encoding 23S rRNA (guanosine(2251)-2'-O)-methyltransferase RlmB, which translates to MAGNSQRRGATRKAGSKKAPGVGTGGHGRKALEGKGPTPKAEDRPYHAAHKRKVAQERGGSVARPAATGRPGAGRPGTGRPGAAGRGRQTPGKEVVGGRNSVLEALRAGVPASAVYLAAKLEADDRTREIIAIAADARMPILEVSRLELDRMTDGGVHQGVALQVPAYVYGDPDDLLDTAERSGKPALIVALDGVTDPRNLGAVLRSAGAFGAHGVLVPSRRSAGVTAAAWKVSAGAAARVPVARATNLARTLAEYRQAGVFVVGLDGHGDVSVGDLPFSGDPLVLVVGSEGKGLSRLVREQCDAVAAIPIASAVESLNAGVAAGIALYEVAKARSVG; encoded by the coding sequence ATGGCCGGGAACTCGCAGCGACGCGGTGCGACGCGCAAGGCAGGGTCGAAGAAGGCCCCCGGCGTCGGCACGGGAGGGCACGGCCGCAAGGCGCTCGAGGGCAAGGGGCCGACGCCCAAGGCGGAGGACCGGCCGTACCACGCCGCCCACAAGCGGAAGGTGGCGCAGGAGCGGGGTGGCTCCGTCGCACGCCCGGCGGCCACCGGGCGGCCCGGCGCAGGACGACCCGGTACAGGGCGGCCCGGCGCGGCCGGTCGGGGCCGTCAGACCCCGGGCAAGGAGGTGGTCGGCGGCCGCAACTCGGTGCTCGAGGCGCTGCGCGCCGGGGTGCCCGCCTCGGCGGTCTACCTTGCCGCCAAGCTCGAGGCCGACGACCGCACCCGCGAGATCATCGCGATCGCGGCCGACGCCCGCATGCCGATCCTCGAGGTCAGCCGCCTCGAGCTGGACCGGATGACCGACGGCGGCGTGCACCAGGGCGTGGCGCTGCAGGTGCCGGCCTACGTGTACGGCGACCCGGACGACCTGCTGGACACCGCCGAGCGGTCCGGCAAGCCCGCGCTGATCGTGGCGCTCGACGGCGTCACCGACCCGCGCAACCTCGGCGCGGTGCTGCGCAGCGCCGGTGCGTTCGGCGCGCACGGCGTGCTGGTGCCGTCGCGTCGCTCCGCCGGTGTGACCGCGGCGGCCTGGAAGGTGTCCGCCGGTGCCGCCGCGCGGGTGCCGGTGGCGCGGGCGACCAACCTGGCGCGCACCCTGGCGGAGTACCGGCAGGCGGGCGTGTTCGTCGTCGGCCTGGACGGGCACGGCGACGTGTCGGTGGGTGACCTGCCGTTCTCCGGCGACCCGCTGGTGCTGGTGGTCGGCTCGGAGGGCAAGGGGCTGTCCCGGCTGGTGCGCGAGCAGTGCGATGCGGTGGCGGCGATCCCGATCGCGTCGGCCGTCGAGTCGCTGAATGCCGGGGTGGCCGCCGGGATCGCGCTGTACGAGGTGGCGAAGGCCCGCTCGGTCGGCTGA
- a CDS encoding flagellar assembly protein FliW — protein sequence MTPAPAAQTVTVSTATGPRQVPAVLRFADPLPGLPGRTEYALDALDDEGLLFALRSAPDAAAPRVRLFVVSPGLFFPDYAPSIPTDALDGVRGRPAAGPAPDPVLLSVVHPGEADGEHPTANLLAPLVVNPHNGRAVQTVLDEDLPLRAPLG from the coding sequence GTGACCCCCGCCCCCGCCGCCCAGACGGTGACGGTGTCCACCGCGACCGGTCCCCGTCAGGTGCCCGCCGTGCTGCGGTTCGCCGACCCGCTCCCGGGCCTGCCGGGCCGCACGGAGTACGCCCTGGACGCGCTGGACGACGAGGGCCTGCTGTTCGCGCTGCGCAGCGCGCCCGACGCGGCGGCGCCGCGGGTCCGGCTGTTCGTCGTGAGCCCGGGCCTGTTCTTCCCCGACTACGCGCCGTCCATCCCCACGGACGCGCTGGACGGCGTGCGCGGGCGCCCGGCCGCCGGTCCTGCACCGGACCCGGTGCTGCTGAGCGTGGTGCACCCGGGCGAGGCGGACGGTGAGCACCCGACGGCCAACCTGCTCGCCCCGCTCGTGGTCAACCCGCACAACGGGCGTGCCGTGCAGACGGTCCTCGACGAGGACCTGCCGCTGCGCGCCCCGCTGGGCTGA
- the flgK gene encoding flagellar hook-associated protein FlgK, which produces MASTFSGLGTALSSLIAQRQALTVAGQNIANANTPGYTRQRVDLASVPGAQVPSMFATSDGVGMGTQVTGISRLSDQFLDTQLRSHTGTASFLAARADAYTTLETSLGEPSKTGLSSQLSTFWAGWHDVANSPDDAAARTVLLDDARQVTETLHARYGDLQTQWQQARSTTGTLVDQTNTLASNVADLNKRILDITNSGGSANELADQRDQLVTQLSGLVGATARQRADGQLDVMVGGNMLVSGDHVRQLAVSGPAAFSGATGDPSAVPPVVAAAVRVVWADAPTQDAALSGGRVAGLLTVLAPPDASGTGGMLTEAAASLDTVAQALADGVNALHQQGQTVAQATAGSATPGGTDFFAISGGSAAAGISVALSTPDQIAVAAPGSGPLDGSVGQKIAALADSSTGPGAVWAAAVAQVGSMSASASSRSGVAEQARASAETAQQSGASVDTDEETVSMLAFQRAYQGAARVITAMDEMLDTLINRTGTVGR; this is translated from the coding sequence ATGGCCAGCACCTTCTCGGGCCTCGGCACCGCCCTGAGCTCCCTGATCGCCCAGCGGCAGGCGCTCACCGTGGCGGGCCAGAACATCGCCAACGCCAACACCCCCGGCTACACCCGCCAGCGCGTCGACCTCGCCTCGGTGCCGGGTGCCCAGGTGCCGTCGATGTTCGCCACCTCCGACGGCGTCGGCATGGGCACGCAGGTCACCGGGATCTCCCGGCTGTCCGACCAGTTCCTCGACACCCAGCTGCGCTCGCACACCGGCACCGCCTCCTTCCTGGCGGCCCGCGCCGACGCGTACACCACGCTCGAGACGAGCCTCGGCGAACCCTCGAAGACGGGCCTGTCCTCCCAGCTCTCGACGTTCTGGGCCGGCTGGCACGACGTCGCGAACTCCCCCGACGACGCCGCCGCCCGCACCGTGCTGCTGGACGACGCCCGGCAGGTGACCGAGACGCTGCACGCCCGGTACGGGGACCTGCAGACGCAGTGGCAGCAGGCACGCAGCACCACGGGCACCCTGGTGGACCAGACCAACACGCTCGCGTCGAACGTCGCGGACCTGAACAAGCGGATCCTCGACATCACCAACTCCGGCGGCAGCGCCAACGAGCTGGCCGACCAGCGCGACCAGCTGGTCACGCAGCTGTCCGGCCTGGTCGGCGCCACGGCGCGGCAGCGGGCCGACGGCCAGCTCGACGTGATGGTCGGCGGCAACATGCTGGTGTCCGGGGACCACGTGCGGCAGCTCGCCGTCAGCGGCCCGGCAGCCTTCTCCGGTGCGACGGGTGACCCCTCGGCCGTCCCGCCGGTGGTCGCGGCCGCCGTCCGGGTCGTGTGGGCCGACGCCCCGACGCAGGACGCGGCCCTGTCCGGCGGCCGGGTGGCCGGACTGCTGACCGTGCTGGCCCCGCCGGACGCCTCCGGCACCGGCGGCATGCTGACCGAGGCCGCCGCGAGCCTCGACACGGTGGCGCAGGCGCTGGCCGACGGCGTCAACGCCCTGCACCAGCAGGGTCAGACGGTCGCCCAGGCCACGGCCGGCTCCGCCACCCCCGGCGGCACCGACTTCTTCGCCATCAGCGGCGGATCGGCGGCCGCCGGCATCTCCGTCGCACTGAGCACCCCCGACCAGATCGCCGTCGCGGCACCCGGCAGCGGGCCGCTCGACGGCTCCGTCGGGCAGAAGATCGCCGCGCTCGCCGACAGCTCCACCGGCCCTGGTGCCGTGTGGGCCGCCGCCGTGGCGCAGGTCGGCAGCATGTCGGCGTCGGCCTCGTCCCGCAGCGGCGTGGCCGAGCAGGCCCGCGCCTCGGCGGAGACGGCGCAGCAGTCCGGCGCCAGCGTGGACACCGACGAGGAGACCGTCTCGATGCTCGCCTTCCAGCGGGCCTACCAGGGCGCCGCCCGCGTGATCACCGCGATGGACGAGATGCTGGACACCCTGATCAACCGCACCGGAACCGTGGGGAGATGA